Proteins from a single region of Desulfolutivibrio sulfoxidireducens:
- a CDS encoding Ni/Fe hydrogenase subunit alpha, with product MAKAAKESTVSTAKKINVHYLTRVEGHGNIIAEVDEAGKVTACHWEVPEAPRFFEAMMLGRSYADVHHIASRICGICSIGHQLASLQATEEALGVMVSEQTLFLRKLALHGENIQSHLLHVGYLVLPDLLGVDSVIPLASSHRQELLHLVKSRAMSNEFCRLVSGRTTHPQRLMVGGMAKLPSVEDLERLREILVAAVPEMRAVVDLFAAVKGNFPDFTRETEYVGLTSPSEYGLYWGEVASSMAPKRPAALYQDVAKEYCVPASTAKWSRGVDGPYMVGALARFNLNHSQLGPAGREAAEKLGLKAPCHNPYYISLAQIVEVVHSIEDSISLTDRLLSRGLRPETPASVRTVPGRGVSAVEVPRGLLFHAYEYDENGRMVHADCVIPTNQNHANIQKDLEALTPLIARQDKDSVELKLSMLVRAYDPCISCSAHRLDLSPEERGLVKFVPAGSHHKTGEK from the coding sequence ATGGCCAAGGCAGCCAAGGAAAGCACCGTGAGCACGGCCAAGAAGATCAACGTGCACTACCTGACCCGGGTGGAAGGGCACGGCAATATCATCGCCGAGGTGGACGAGGCGGGAAAGGTGACCGCGTGCCATTGGGAGGTTCCCGAGGCTCCGCGCTTTTTCGAGGCCATGATGCTCGGCAGAAGCTATGCCGACGTGCACCACATCGCCTCGCGCATCTGCGGCATCTGTTCCATCGGCCATCAGTTGGCCTCGCTTCAGGCCACGGAAGAGGCCCTGGGGGTCATGGTCTCGGAGCAGACGCTTTTTTTGCGAAAGCTGGCCCTGCACGGGGAGAACATCCAAAGCCACCTCCTGCATGTGGGCTACCTGGTCCTGCCGGACCTTCTGGGCGTGGATTCGGTCATCCCGCTGGCCTCCTCCCATCGCCAGGAGCTTTTGCACCTGGTCAAGTCCCGGGCCATGTCCAACGAGTTCTGTCGCCTGGTCTCCGGGCGCACCACCCATCCCCAGCGGCTCATGGTCGGCGGCATGGCCAAACTGCCCTCGGTTGAGGACCTGGAGCGCCTGCGCGAGATACTGGTCGCGGCCGTGCCCGAGATGCGGGCGGTGGTGGATCTCTTCGCGGCCGTCAAGGGCAATTTCCCGGATTTCACCCGGGAGACGGAATACGTGGGACTGACCTCGCCCTCGGAATACGGCCTGTACTGGGGCGAGGTGGCCTCGTCCATGGCCCCGAAACGTCCGGCCGCCCTGTATCAGGACGTGGCCAAGGAATACTGTGTTCCCGCCTCCACGGCCAAATGGTCCCGGGGCGTGGACGGGCCGTACATGGTGGGGGCCCTGGCCAGGTTCAACCTCAACCACAGCCAGTTGGGGCCGGCCGGCCGTGAGGCTGCGGAAAAGCTGGGATTGAAGGCCCCGTGCCACAACCCGTATTACATTTCATTGGCGCAAATCGTAGAGGTTGTGCACTCCATAGAAGATTCCATATCGCTTACGGATCGGCTTTTGTCGCGTGGCCTGCGACCCGAAACGCCCGCGTCGGTCAGGACCGTTCCGGGACGCGGCGTCAGCGCGGTGGAGGTACCGCGCGGCCTGCTTTTCCATGCGTACGAATACGATGAAAACGGCCGGATGGTCCATGCCGACTGCGTCATCCCCACCAACCAGAACCACGCCAACATCCAGAAGGACCTGGAGGCCTTGACCCCGCTTATCGCCAGGCAGGACAAAGACAGCGTGGAACTGAAACTCTCCATGCTGGTGCGGGCCTACGATCCCTGCATCTCCTGCTCCGCGCACCGGCTGGACCTGTCACCGGAAGAACGAGGGCTGGTCAAATTCGTGCCGGCGGGGTCGCACCACAAGACAGGCGAAAAATAG
- a CDS encoding MlaD family protein produces MLDERGKKKEYVKAGITLFLGLLILSVFMVVLGGHWFWEKLETYPVRFVTVKDLVTGRPVKYGGMDIGRILNIELDPADPRYIRVTLGVKKDFPLYSGTKARISQKGLVGDYYVFLDLQGEPGPLLEPGSEIPAARTMDMQELAAVAGDLLADVKPKIDEIAANIDELLSPENVEMVGRMLRQGPALLDDTKAAVEAFRRDWAALAEKGQSVAGTLDKTLTRAETAVGAVEDELRKTLVDFRAETSRAGKLADEFRVNLNYDQDLVEEILGNLNRTSRDLKDLMARLKERPWQVIRPPREEGK; encoded by the coding sequence ATGCTTGATGAGCGCGGAAAGAAAAAAGAATACGTCAAGGCCGGGATCACGCTCTTTTTGGGCCTTCTGATTTTGTCCGTGTTCATGGTGGTCCTCGGCGGGCACTGGTTCTGGGAAAAGCTTGAAACGTATCCCGTCCGTTTCGTCACGGTGAAGGACCTGGTCACGGGACGGCCCGTGAAATATGGCGGGATGGATATCGGCCGCATCCTGAACATCGAACTGGACCCGGCGGACCCCAGGTATATCCGGGTGACCCTTGGGGTCAAAAAGGATTTTCCCCTGTATTCCGGAACAAAGGCCCGCATCTCCCAAAAGGGTCTGGTCGGGGACTATTACGTCTTTTTGGACCTGCAGGGGGAACCGGGACCGCTGCTTGAGCCGGGCAGCGAGATCCCGGCGGCCCGGACCATGGACATGCAGGAACTGGCCGCCGTGGCCGGGGATCTTCTGGCCGACGTCAAGCCCAAGATCGACGAGATCGCCGCGAACATCGACGAGCTGTTGTCCCCGGAAAACGTGGAGATGGTCGGGCGCATGCTCCGGCAGGGACCGGCGCTTCTGGACGACACCAAGGCCGCGGTGGAGGCCTTTCGCCGGGATTGGGCGGCGCTTGCCGAAAAGGGCCAGTCCGTGGCCGGGACCCTGGACAAGACCCTGACCAGGGCGGAAACAGCCGTCGGCGCGGTGGAGGACGAACTGCGCAAGACATTGGTGGATTTTCGCGCGGAGACCAGCCGGGCCGGAAAGCTGGCTGATGAATTCCGGGTGAATCTCAATTACGATCAGGATCTGGTGGAGGAAATACTTGGAAACCTCAACCGGACCAGCCGGGATCTCAAGGACCTGATGGCCAGGCTCAAGGAGCGGCCGTGGCAGGTCATCCGGCCGCCCAGGGAGGAGGGGAAGTGA
- a CDS encoding ABC-type transport auxiliary lipoprotein family protein, which yields MKNTVRAVWALACLAMAAVLAGCLGSPPPVEQYLRVDTATSPCGKIAAFPGRAQPGVVAFLDLDAMDNLSRPAVLFADGNVLVPSVRWYWEGTPEEVMTAVITQAVNCLPGVTGVTTYRPRVEHDAVMSGDVTAFNVQRKGGLRFVAAVRVEVWTRNMMGMIGGKEFRAEAPMPGETASDIAEAASKAATDIGNEVAAWMTVENGGVLSRAFVPEEKRP from the coding sequence GTGAAAAACACGGTTCGCGCGGTTTGGGCCCTGGCCTGCCTGGCGATGGCGGCGGTCCTGGCGGGATGCCTGGGGTCGCCGCCGCCGGTGGAGCAGTATCTGCGCGTGGACACGGCGACGTCTCCATGCGGCAAGATCGCGGCCTTTCCGGGACGCGCCCAGCCCGGCGTGGTGGCCTTTCTGGACCTGGACGCCATGGACAATCTCAGCCGGCCGGCCGTGCTTTTCGCCGATGGCAACGTGCTCGTGCCGAGCGTGCGCTGGTATTGGGAGGGCACGCCCGAGGAGGTCATGACCGCGGTCATCACCCAGGCGGTCAACTGCCTGCCCGGGGTGACCGGGGTCACCACCTACCGCCCCCGGGTGGAGCATGACGCGGTCATGTCCGGGGACGTCACGGCGTTCAACGTGCAGCGCAAGGGCGGGCTGCGTTTCGTGGCCGCCGTGCGCGTGGAGGTCTGGACAAGGAACATGATGGGCATGATCGGCGGCAAGGAGTTTCGGGCCGAGGCGCCCATGCCCGGGGAAACGGCCTCGGACATCGCCGAGGCCGCATCCAAGGCCGCCACGGACATCGGCAACGAGGTGGCGGCCTGGATGACCGTGGAAAACGGCGGGGTCCTGAGCCGGGCCTTCGTCCCCGAGGAAAAACGCCCATGA
- a CDS encoding 4Fe-4S dicluster domain-containing protein — translation MTAYTVQMEQLPKLCATWSTQFAVHVPMALGNGFYDFAPWRPGAEIAFEYDVAYNSLKRFFMPPREDMVAFDLDTYAAKPVFAAPPTLLFGAHPYDVKAVTQLDQLMEAGSVDQNYFSRRDAVVIFALTPMAVSDTAFWAAVGADKVDQGYDLYWTKTGPGTFHVEVGSGKGEELLLAAGPLSPATAGSREAARKAQVRARNLGLARNLQYDWRETPRIMERSWNSSVWHRKAEKCLGCGSCNIVCPTCYCFDIREEVDEKLKEGRRFREWDGCMLHGFALVAGGHNFRAQATERYRHRYMRKGKYIFDKIGELGCVGCGRCVRACTSKIADPCEIFNTLWEESRHEI, via the coding sequence ATGACGGCATATACCGTGCAGATGGAGCAGTTGCCCAAGCTGTGCGCCACGTGGAGCACCCAGTTCGCGGTGCACGTGCCCATGGCCCTGGGCAATGGGTTTTACGATTTCGCGCCGTGGCGGCCGGGGGCGGAAATCGCCTTCGAATACGACGTGGCCTACAACTCACTCAAGCGATTTTTCATGCCGCCCCGCGAGGACATGGTGGCCTTCGACCTGGACACCTATGCGGCCAAGCCCGTGTTCGCGGCGCCGCCCACGCTGCTCTTCGGGGCGCATCCCTATGACGTCAAGGCCGTGACCCAGCTCGACCAGCTCATGGAAGCGGGGAGTGTGGACCAGAACTATTTTTCCAGGCGCGACGCCGTGGTCATCTTCGCCCTGACCCCCATGGCCGTCTCCGACACCGCCTTCTGGGCCGCCGTGGGCGCGGACAAAGTGGACCAGGGGTATGACCTGTACTGGACCAAGACCGGGCCGGGGACCTTCCACGTGGAGGTCGGCTCGGGCAAGGGCGAGGAACTGCTTCTGGCCGCCGGGCCGTTGTCCCCGGCCACGGCCGGGAGTCGCGAGGCCGCGCGCAAGGCCCAGGTCCGGGCCAGGAATCTGGGGCTGGCCAGGAATCTCCAGTATGATTGGCGGGAGACGCCGCGCATCATGGAGCGGTCCTGGAACTCGTCGGTCTGGCACCGCAAGGCCGAGAAGTGTCTGGGGTGCGGGTCCTGTAACATCGTCTGCCCCACCTGCTACTGTTTCGACATTCGGGAAGAGGTGGACGAAAAACTGAAAGAGGGGCGGCGATTCCGGGAATGGGATGGCTGCATGTTACACGGCTTCGCCCTGGTGGCTGGCGGCCACAACTTCCGAGCCCAGGCCACGGAACGGTATAGGCACCGCTACATGCGCAAGGGAAAATACATTTTTGACAAGATCGGGGAGCTTGGCTGCGTGGGGTGTGGCCGGTGCGTGCGGGCCTGCACCAGCAAGATCGCGGACCCGTGCGAGATATTCAATACCCTGTGGGAGGAAAGCCGCCATGAAATCTAG
- a CDS encoding ABC transporter ATP-binding protein: protein MKAKGRLSAPRIVLDGVSVGYGERIVLRDITTVLPAGKISVILGGSGCGKSTLLRTILGLVPLRKGSIRLGDVDLYGMTPEAAMAMRRRLGVLFQDGALLGSLPLGQNVALPLREHTALDEGMIEEVVRMKLRLVGLEPFLHYFPRQLSGGMRKRAGLARAMALDPAVLLCDEPTSGLDPITSADLDQLILELKATFPMTIVVVSHDLESLFTIADFVVVLDKGKMLFHGTLDELRQSRDAFIVRFLGRMPSRESRVIGEGAPGPDEHAARRQPDGGAG from the coding sequence ATGAAGGCAAAAGGCAGGCTGAGCGCGCCGCGCATCGTCCTGGACGGCGTCAGCGTAGGCTACGGCGAACGCATCGTGCTGCGGGATATCACCACAGTCCTGCCGGCCGGCAAGATCAGCGTCATCCTGGGCGGTTCGGGATGCGGCAAGTCAACGCTTTTGCGCACCATCCTGGGCCTGGTGCCGCTTCGAAAAGGCAGCATCCGACTTGGCGACGTGGACCTCTACGGCATGACCCCCGAGGCGGCCATGGCCATGCGCCGGCGTCTGGGGGTGCTGTTCCAGGACGGCGCGCTTCTGGGGTCGTTGCCCCTGGGCCAGAACGTGGCCCTGCCGCTTCGCGAGCACACCGCCCTGGACGAGGGGATGATCGAGGAAGTGGTGCGCATGAAGCTGCGTCTGGTGGGGCTCGAACCGTTTCTCCACTATTTTCCCCGGCAGCTTTCGGGCGGCATGCGCAAGCGGGCCGGGTTGGCCCGGGCCATGGCCCTGGACCCGGCCGTCCTGTTGTGCGACGAGCCCACGTCGGGCCTTGATCCCATCACCTCGGCCGATCTGGACCAGCTCATCCTGGAACTCAAGGCCACCTTTCCCATGACCATCGTGGTGGTCTCCCACGATCTGGAAAGCCTTTTCACCATAGCGGATTTTGTGGTGGTCCTGGACAAGGGCAAAATGCTCTTTCACGGGACCCTCGACGAGTTGAGACAAAGCCGGGATGCGTTCATCGTCCGTTTCCTGGGCCGGATGCCCTCGCGGGAAAGCCGGGTCATCGGGGAGGGCGCGCCCGGTCCGGACGAACATGCGGCGCGGCGACAGCCTGACGGCGGGGCCGGATGA
- a CDS encoding FAD/NAD(P)-binding protein: MKSRTFSPYVPRPATLVSKSPLSELVTLYEFTLDNGKNLAHKPGQFIMLSIYGVGEAPFSVSSAPIKDSVVFELAVRRIGTVTKALSELPVGAKVGIRGPFGTSFPVQEFVGKDTLLVAGGLGYIPIRSLLHYQLRHRQEFGRMIVLIGTRSPGERIFTDQLADLAASRDVELLETVDVPDEAWKGNVGVITTLLPKAKVDPQNTFVAMIGPPVMYKFVLRQCREMGIPSERIWVSLERRMKCGLGKCGHCQINNLNACLDGPVFRYMDIESLEEAI; encoded by the coding sequence ATGAAATCTAGGACGTTTTCCCCCTACGTGCCCCGTCCGGCCACCCTGGTGTCCAAATCCCCCCTGTCCGAACTGGTGACGCTCTACGAGTTCACCCTGGACAACGGCAAGAACCTGGCCCACAAGCCGGGCCAGTTCATCATGTTGTCCATCTACGGCGTGGGCGAGGCCCCCTTTTCCGTCAGCTCCGCGCCGATCAAGGACTCAGTCGTCTTCGAACTGGCCGTACGCCGCATCGGAACCGTGACCAAGGCCCTGTCTGAGTTGCCGGTGGGGGCCAAGGTGGGCATCCGGGGGCCGTTTGGCACCAGCTTTCCGGTCCAGGAATTCGTGGGCAAGGACACCCTGCTGGTGGCCGGCGGGCTCGGATACATCCCCATCCGCAGCCTGTTGCACTACCAGCTCAGGCACCGCCAGGAATTCGGCCGGATGATCGTGCTCATCGGGACACGCTCGCCCGGGGAACGCATCTTCACCGACCAGCTTGCGGATTTGGCCGCCAGCCGGGACGTGGAGCTTTTGGAGACCGTGGACGTGCCGGACGAGGCCTGGAAGGGCAATGTGGGGGTCATCACCACGCTTTTGCCCAAGGCCAAGGTAGATCCGCAAAACACCTTCGTGGCCATGATCGGGCCGCCGGTCATGTACAAGTTCGTGCTGCGCCAGTGCCGGGAGATGGGCATTCCCTCGGAGCGCATCTGGGTGTCCTTGGAGCGGCGCATGAAATGCGGCCTGGGCAAGTGCGGGCACTGTCAGATCAACAACCTCAATGCCTGCCTGGATGGCCCGGTCTTCCGCTATATGGACATCGAGAGCCTGGAGGAGGCCATCTAG
- a CDS encoding NADH:ubiquinone oxidoreductase, whose product MDTAPDTCASNEKCLMTAKPKIAFFDFAGCEGDQLQIANLEEKLLDILAHVDVVSFREIKTGHSDDYDIAFVEGSITRQEDEKRLKDIRSKAKILVALGACAHIGGINCLKNFMGEAFYRDVVYGPNAGWYRTYAARPLSAVVPVDAAIPGCPIDRLEFARVVKELLLGRTPWLPDYPVCVECKMAGNVCRYDLGQMCLGIITRAGCGACCVTEGAHCWGCRGLFPSANLDAARQVMDRAGFDRRHVQDLMRFFLGDTQAAL is encoded by the coding sequence ATGGACACAGCACCGGACACCTGCGCATCGAACGAGAAGTGCCTCATGACCGCGAAGCCGAAGATCGCCTTTTTCGATTTCGCGGGCTGCGAAGGCGACCAGCTTCAGATCGCCAACCTCGAGGAAAAGCTCCTGGACATCCTGGCCCACGTCGACGTGGTCAGCTTCCGGGAGATCAAGACCGGTCATTCCGACGACTACGACATCGCCTTCGTGGAGGGGTCCATCACCCGTCAGGAGGACGAAAAGCGCCTGAAGGACATCCGCTCCAAGGCCAAGATCCTGGTGGCCCTGGGGGCCTGCGCCCACATCGGCGGCATCAATTGCCTGAAAAACTTCATGGGCGAGGCCTTTTACCGCGATGTGGTCTACGGGCCGAACGCCGGGTGGTACCGCACCTACGCGGCCCGGCCCCTGTCCGCCGTGGTGCCCGTGGACGCCGCGATCCCGGGCTGTCCCATCGACAGGCTGGAGTTCGCCCGGGTGGTCAAGGAGCTTTTACTCGGCCGCACGCCCTGGCTGCCGGACTATCCCGTGTGCGTGGAATGCAAGATGGCCGGCAACGTCTGCCGCTACGACCTGGGCCAGATGTGCCTGGGCATCATCACCCGGGCCGGATGCGGGGCCTGCTGCGTCACCGAGGGCGCCCACTGTTGGGGCTGCCGGGGGCTTTTCCCCTCGGCCAACCTGGACGCGGCGCGCCAGGTCATGGACCGGGCCGGATTCGACCGGCGCCACGTCCAGGATCTGATGCGCTTTTTCCTGGGAGACACCCAGGCGGCCCTGTAA
- a CDS encoding DUF1992 domain-containing protein produces MSLCLFARIAERRIEEAMARGEFENLEGAGKPLVFEDDSMVPEDLRMAYKILRNSGFVPPEILEEKEILTAADLLAKAPDEQERYRRMNKLQVLVMRANMRRNRPICLEKNVEYYQKVVSRVEIRGSCDVTDCKK; encoded by the coding sequence ATGAGCCTTTGCCTGTTCGCACGGATCGCGGAGCGGCGCATCGAGGAGGCCATGGCCCGGGGAGAATTCGAGAATCTCGAGGGCGCGGGGAAACCGCTGGTCTTCGAGGACGACTCCATGGTCCCCGAAGACCTGCGCATGGCCTACAAGATTCTGAGGAATTCTGGGTTCGTGCCTCCGGAAATTCTGGAGGAAAAAGAGATTTTGACCGCCGCCGACCTGCTGGCCAAGGCCCCGGACGAACAGGAGCGCTATCGGCGGATGAACAAGCTCCAGGTGCTGGTCATGCGCGCCAACATGCGGCGGAACAGGCCGATATGCCTGGAAAAAAATGTCGAATACTACCAGAAGGTCGTATCCAGGGTGGAAATTCGTGGGTCATGCGATGTGACGGATTGTAAAAAATAG
- a CDS encoding sigma-54-dependent transcriptional regulator, with amino-acid sequence MARLLLIDDDPFFRETIGRVLDRMGHEPLFAATLEEGRSLLWAERPDVVFLDLRLPDGYGLSLMSELRQGADCPEVIIVTGEEDPEGAELAIKSGAWDYLQKPVTQASLALPLVRALEYRAQKAAKRPRAVLKREGIVGVSRAIEFCLEQVAQAADSDAGVLVTGETGTGKELFARAIHANSPRVNSNFVVVDCAALPETLVESVLFGHVKGAFTGADRDRDGLFRLADGGTLFLDEIGELSPAIQKVFLRVLQDGRFRAVGAKHESQSDFRLVAATNRDLGIMAERGGFRDDLLYRLKTMVISLPPLRERPEDIKPLAIHYMNRLCERYRIPTKGFSEEFFMALAAHPWPGNVRELFNTLERMLLQHRDQPVLYPMHLPDDIRIRAIRAGSSARGGPGRSREALAGETCQTPSQGAAGSPAVGEDAPGMGSGAVAAPCRALGPVDEWKKYRRRALEEAEHRYLRELMEETGGNVSRASAVSGLSPSRMYDLLRKYGLPTR; translated from the coding sequence ATGGCCAGGCTTTTACTGATCGACGATGACCCGTTTTTTCGCGAGACCATCGGCCGGGTACTGGACCGCATGGGGCACGAGCCGCTTTTCGCGGCCACGCTGGAGGAGGGCCGGTCCCTTTTATGGGCCGAGAGGCCGGACGTGGTCTTTTTGGACCTGCGTCTGCCCGACGGGTACGGGCTGTCGCTTATGTCCGAACTCCGGCAGGGGGCGGACTGCCCAGAGGTGATCATCGTCACCGGCGAGGAGGATCCCGAGGGCGCGGAACTGGCCATCAAAAGCGGGGCCTGGGACTACCTGCAAAAGCCGGTGACCCAGGCCTCCCTGGCCCTGCCCCTGGTTCGGGCGCTGGAGTACCGGGCCCAGAAGGCCGCCAAGCGGCCCAGGGCTGTGCTTAAACGCGAGGGCATCGTGGGGGTGAGCCGGGCCATCGAGTTCTGCCTGGAGCAGGTGGCCCAGGCCGCTGACTCCGATGCCGGGGTGCTGGTCACGGGCGAGACCGGCACAGGCAAGGAGCTTTTCGCCAGGGCCATTCACGCCAATTCGCCACGGGTGAACAGCAACTTCGTGGTGGTGGACTGCGCGGCCCTGCCCGAGACGCTGGTGGAAAGCGTGCTGTTCGGCCACGTCAAGGGGGCGTTTACCGGCGCGGACCGGGATCGGGACGGGCTTTTCCGACTGGCCGACGGCGGGACGCTTTTTTTGGACGAGATCGGCGAGTTGTCCCCGGCCATTCAAAAGGTGTTTCTGCGGGTGCTCCAGGACGGCCGCTTTCGGGCGGTCGGGGCCAAGCACGAGTCTCAGAGCGATTTTAGGCTGGTGGCGGCCACCAACCGCGATCTGGGGATCATGGCCGAGCGGGGCGGTTTCCGGGACGATCTGCTCTACCGCTTGAAAACCATGGTCATTTCCCTGCCGCCCCTGCGCGAGCGGCCCGAGGACATCAAGCCCCTGGCCATCCACTACATGAACCGGCTGTGCGAGCGCTACCGCATCCCCACCAAGGGGTTTTCCGAGGAGTTTTTCATGGCCCTGGCCGCCCATCCCTGGCCGGGCAACGTTCGCGAGCTGTTCAACACCCTGGAGCGCATGCTCCTGCAGCACCGGGACCAGCCGGTCCTGTATCCCATGCACCTTCCGGACGACATCCGGATCCGGGCCATCCGGGCCGGGTCCTCGGCCCGGGGCGGCCCGGGGCGATCACGGGAGGCGCTTGCGGGCGAAACTTGCCAGACCCCGAGCCAGGGGGCGGCGGGGTCCCCGGCCGTCGGGGAGGACGCCCCGGGCATGGGGTCCGGTGCGGTCGCGGCCCCTTGCCGGGCTTTGGGGCCCGTGGACGAGTGGAAAAAATATCGTCGCCGGGCTCTTGAGGAGGCCGAGCACCGATATCTGCGGGAACTGATGGAGGAGACGGGAGGCAATGTGTCCCGGGCCTCGGCGGTCTCGGGGCTGTCCCCGTCGCGAATGTATGATTTGCTTCGCAAGTATGGGCTGCCCACGCGGTAG
- the ilvD gene encoding dihydroxy-acid dehydratase — MRGKLMTEGLEKAPHRSLLHALGLTREEMARPLVGVVNAANEIIPGHIHLNTLAEAVKAGIRMAGGTPMAFPAIGVCDGLAMNHGGMRFSLPSREIIADSIEIMASAHPFDALVMIPNCDKIVPAMLMAMLRLDIPAILVSGGPMLPGRHRGQGCDLITVFEAVGKVSRGQMDEAELAELEEEACPGCGSCAGMFTANSMNCLSESIGLALPGNGTIPAVSAARVRLAKKAGMQIMELLAKKITPRMIVTEKSVRNAIAMDMALGCSTNTVLHLPAVFAEAGLDVDLTVFDEISRKTPNLCKLSPAGTHYLSDLDQAGGIPAVMKTLAGKGLIHEDALTVTGATVGENLAAPGVTVKDTDIIRVDAPYSPQGGIAILRGNLAPDGAVVKQSAVAASMMRRTGTAKVFDSEEQAIPVILGGGIKAGDVVVIRYEGPKGGPGMREMLSPTAAIMGMGLGGEVALLTDGRFSGGTRGAAIGHISPEAAEGGPIALVEDGDEIEIDIPGRVLVLKVPEEELARRREAWTPRVKAIDSPFLRRYVKTVMSAAHGARHRNE, encoded by the coding sequence ATGCGCGGAAAACTCATGACCGAGGGCCTGGAAAAGGCCCCGCACCGTTCGCTTTTGCATGCCCTGGGGCTCACCCGCGAGGAAATGGCCCGGCCCCTGGTGGGCGTGGTCAACGCGGCCAACGAGATCATCCCCGGGCACATCCATCTCAATACCCTGGCCGAGGCGGTCAAGGCCGGCATCCGCATGGCCGGCGGCACGCCCATGGCCTTCCCGGCCATCGGGGTCTGCGACGGCCTGGCCATGAACCACGGGGGCATGCGCTTTTCCCTGCCCAGCCGGGAAATCATCGCCGATTCCATCGAGATCATGGCCTCGGCCCATCCCTTCGACGCCCTGGTCATGATCCCCAACTGCGACAAGATCGTCCCGGCCATGCTCATGGCCATGCTGCGCCTGGACATTCCGGCCATCCTGGTCAGCGGCGGCCCCATGCTGCCCGGCCGGCACCGGGGCCAGGGCTGCGACCTGATCACCGTGTTCGAGGCCGTGGGCAAGGTCAGCCGGGGGCAGATGGACGAGGCCGAACTCGCGGAACTCGAGGAGGAGGCCTGCCCGGGCTGCGGTTCCTGCGCGGGCATGTTCACGGCCAACTCCATGAACTGTCTGTCCGAGAGCATCGGCCTGGCCCTGCCCGGCAACGGCACCATCCCGGCCGTGTCCGCGGCCCGGGTGCGGCTGGCCAAGAAGGCGGGCATGCAGATCATGGAGCTTCTGGCCAAAAAGATCACCCCGCGCATGATCGTCACGGAAAAAAGCGTGCGCAACGCCATTGCCATGGACATGGCCCTGGGCTGTTCCACCAACACCGTGTTGCATCTGCCGGCGGTCTTCGCCGAGGCCGGGCTGGACGTGGACCTGACCGTCTTCGACGAAATAAGCCGCAAGACCCCGAATCTGTGCAAGCTTTCCCCGGCCGGGACCCACTATCTGTCGGATCTGGATCAGGCCGGGGGCATCCCGGCGGTCATGAAGACCCTGGCGGGCAAGGGGCTGATCCACGAGGACGCCCTGACCGTGACCGGGGCCACGGTCGGCGAAAACCTCGCCGCCCCCGGGGTCACGGTCAAGGACACGGACATCATCCGCGTGGACGCGCCCTACAGCCCGCAGGGGGGCATCGCCATTCTGCGCGGCAACCTGGCCCCGGACGGGGCGGTGGTCAAGCAGTCGGCCGTGGCCGCGTCCATGATGCGGCGCACGGGCACGGCCAAGGTCTTCGACAGCGAGGAACAGGCCATTCCGGTGATCCTTGGCGGCGGCATCAAGGCCGGCGACGTGGTGGTCATTCGCTACGAGGGTCCCAAGGGCGGTCCGGGCATGCGCGAGATGCTCTCGCCCACGGCGGCCATCATGGGCATGGGCCTTGGCGGCGAGGTGGCCCTTTTGACCGACGGCCGCTTCAGCGGCGGCACGCGCGGAGCGGCCATCGGGCACATCTCGCCGGAGGCGGCCGAGGGCGGCCCCATCGCCCTGGTCGAGGACGGCGACGAGATTGAAATCGACATCCCCGGCCGGGTGCTGGTCCTCAAAGTCCCGGAGGAGGAACTGGCCCGGCGGCGGGAGGCCTGGACCCCCAGGGTCAAGGCGATTGATTCCCCCTTTCTGCGCCGCTACGTGAAGACGGTCATGTCCGCGGCCCACGGCGCGCGACACAGAAACGAGTAA